ttcacatatatttttaaatatataatcttACACCTGAAGAGCGTGATTACGAAATCCAATACTAAAggttgttataaaaataatctgaagtTATTTCAAAAGTCGCTTtgtaaaattggaaaaatgcAATGTCAGATTATTAATATCTGATtcatttatattcttttagtTCGGTACTCCCACGAACCTGGCTGGCTGCAAGGTACCCTAAATGGTAAAACAGGACTCATTCCGGAGAACTATGTGGAACATTTAAAGCCTCATCATTAGATAATGAGTTTAAAGAGTTCTCGCttattttttgcattcgtCGGtagataatattaaaatgaaaattaggAAATCTGAAAATAATCGTtgtgtaaaaattaatttttgattatgTACTCTTAGGGTTTTACATGAgatgtttttcattttatgcCAACCCATGAAACCACAATCTTACCTTATAAATATGTTAACCATTATATTACCATGACCATAAAatgtacttatttttaattatttaataaggAGTATAAACTCAGTGCAACGGCAAAGATTTATTTACTAATTGTTACGCTCTTCATTTGTTGCTTATTTATACATAATTCACGTAATTTGTGCAAAAATGGATTACATCGTATCTAATATCTACTACATATacattgtataaaaataaatagcagTGCTTCGATCacttaaaatgtaaactttaAACTGAAGTCTGCCATATAtcatatcaaacaaaaaaaaaaaaagaaagaataataaatattttcttagcAAGGCAAAGAAAACGTAGAATGTTGAAAAAGTTGTTTGATTCTCAGCAGTTTTCTCCATAAATCAAGAAATTTGGGTGAAATCAGAGAAAATTTGCGGAACAAGTTCATgcagaaaatcaaaaatatatatcttattttaaatttatagggAGGAGTAACTGTTTTAGCCAATTTTTCCCagattgttaaatatattcaaatattcaaAGTTCCAGACTTACTATTACTGTGATCCCCCGGTTTTCTGTGACCGAAATTGTGTATAGATTTTCATTTGATACAAAGGTTTGCGGATACAAGGTGAGTAGTAAGGAGGCGTCAATCTTTTGATGCGTTCTCTGTTGTTGAAAATCTTTGACTACATCAACCCCATTCTATTGTACTTAACCGTTATTGTTTCCTTTACACAAAGCTTTGTTTAtgtgcataaataaacaaattttaaaacataaaagagACATCTATTGTCAAGCTGtagcttttaattttctccTTTATCATGTAAAATGTTGCTCCAGAAACAAATGTCCTTCAAAGTTGCATTCAAACGatcacattttaaaaatcacaaatGAAAAATGGTTTGAAATGTTGTGGAAaagctaattttatttaaaaacaatataccTTTGTTTTAAAGTTGACGAAATATCTGAGCTGAATAATTTTTGACTTTCTACAACTAAACATGAGTACTGCAAATATACTTACCGATTGGCAAGCCAAATCACGAACTTGCAACAGCCCGCAtgacaaacttttttttttgatatttaaagaCCTTAACgtaagtttcaaattaaaatttattttatcattttttcttCAACGGAttcttatataaataacataaataattttatatatgaaaatggTTGCGATGAGagtgacaaaaaaaaaaccacaaaacattttagaGTCTTTGAAGAATACGCTTTAAGGTTGAATTTTGGTTATTAAATCGCGCAATAAATGGTTTTCTGCTAAAAAATAGTCCCATAAATAATCCTCTTTGATATCTATAATTTAGCACCTGAtatcataattaaatttattattaatatgtgatttcaaaatatttgtttagcATTTTAAATAGATATTGAAGTTTCGGAATTGATTGTGTTCATGCAcagtgttttaaaattaccCTTAGTGGTTCAATGGCAACCCATTAATCAGTAAACTATTATCATCGTTTAATTGTCTTGGTCCTTCACCGACTTTTGTGTGAATTATATATCTAAAAGCGTTTCTTGCACTAACATCTAATGAATCGATTTTAGTTTTCGCAGCATCCCCAATTTGATGAATATTGTCAACTTTTGGGACGGATAGACCTCGTAAGTACGTTGCACTGTCGACAGAATCACTTGGGAACACCCTTTGAACGGCATTGAACAGTTCGGGAATATTTTCCTCTAGTACGTATAGACAAGCATTTGGTCCAGCATCAAAAGTGTACGCTGCATGCAAACTTCCCATTATCTCGTTGTATTCGTGTACAAAAGATGCAATCTTATGGGACACATCGTTCATATACACGCATGGTGGATAAGTGTCCAGTGCGATGGCATGAAACTGATTTGAGTCCTTCATTGTGATCTCTGCAAATGTTTGAAAGTCGCGACTTTCAATTGCTTCCGTCAATTGCGCAATCCTCTCCGGAACGACTTTGTCCGCCCGGTGCCTGATTAGCTGCGACGTTTTCACAGCCTGTTGCATTCCCTTCGTCGAGGCAGTCTTTTTCCGTTCATCATTGACGACCAAAATGAGTACATGCATGTTGGGCCAGTGCTTTGACGACGCAATTGGTTTGGCCACCGAATCACTGCCATTGGTGAGCTCGCCACGGTGCCACTGGACAAATCCGCCATATAGGCTGCGACATGCCGATCCACTGCCCTGCCGGGCCACCGTGGTCAGCTCCTCATCCAGCGGGATGTCGTACAGACGGGCCAGCGAGTATACCAGGCAGGCATAGCCAGCTGCACTGGATGCCAGTCCAGCGGCGGTGGGAAAGTTGTTCACCGATGCTATGTGTACTTTCCACGATGGCGACACTTTCTGGGAGCCATTGttcagggccagtcggtgtaCTAAAAGTATCACAAATGAGGGAATGTCGGTATTGTGTATTTGTGCACACTCACCTTCTTTTAAGCAGCGGGACAGACGTGAACCCTCCTCGAAGGGGACCTCCTCTCCATTTAACCACATTCGATTCCTTTCAAAGGTTTCCGAAGCGGCTACTGTGGTCTTGGCGCACAACTTGATAAAGTgcataaagaaatatatttaaatacagtgcataaaaaatatatttaaatacattaacgCCTGCCAATGCACGTAAAAtcttattaatttgaattgatTGATCCACTCAAGTTGTCTATAATTTTCGaaacacatattttttatacagaaATGCACaatacaaatgtttttagATATTACTTggagaaacaaacaaaaaagtttttgaacaCCAATTTCAGacgatatattaaaaaatattatcatcTCGAAAAGTAAACAGAAAGTTGTTCAACAATTCagctttaaactttaatttaaaatttgtagaCAATATTCTGAAGAACTTTTTAGTAGGTATTACAACagattaagattttttttatttattttacatcaaaaatgaaatccaacaaattgttgttgttggttaaacaaacagaaaaactcAGCCAAAGAAAATGAGTGGAAAAGTGAAATTCTCAAAATAgaaagtttttgaataaagtcttgttttatttactttcgCGTGTAAATTGGAACGGGCTTTAGTTTCAGGTTTATTAAAAGTACATGACATAACATTTTATATCATCAATATGCTAGTTCACAGAATTTAAGAGTTTCGAGCTGTTTACCCAACTTTTGCAATATTTACCTCATCAGTGCTAAGAGTCATACTAATAGAGTCATTAATGGGTAGTATTAGCTCTTCGTGACGCTTTCCCCCTATAACAAATTTAGATTTCTTGAGCTTAATAAATATAGCCTTTGCGGGATAAATTacttacaatattttattagagCGATATTCACAGGGGCCACACAAGTTACCGAAATCATCTTCAGAAAATGCacttatttacaaaaatcCACTCAGCCTTTAAGTTTCGGCGAAAGCGATAATTAGAGGTGGAGAAACCTCGATgccaacatcgatgttttaaaaacatcggTTATCGATGTTTGGCGGGGCAACATCGATGTTTCCAACACTACAAAgggctctctctctctcttactCTCTCCTGTCTCATCAACGTTTTCCtaacagaaatgttaaatCATCTTTTTCATAACAGAAAGTTAAGCGACAAACTGTTGACTGCAACATTAATGTGACCGACAGTGGTCTGCTTAAATATACCATcccatttcaaaaatatacttGGGGTATTCCCTTTCTTTTAAActtgtaaatttgtttgtgaAGGCAGGTGGAATGGCGAGATGTggaacacttttttttttttttaattttaaactgaaatatttgaataaacgAGTAATTAAAATGGAATTGGGTCCGAATTATCAGTCAAATATTGCATCATGAATTGTACCAAATTTCACCAGACTGTAAGTCTTTAagataatgtttttttttatattaataatattttgggccaaaaaaaaatgtaaagcaaaacttttattctagaattcttattttaaaatttgctaaAACAAGCTTAATTATTGTGGAAGTAATTCCAATAGCGAATTCAATGAAATAGAAATTTCCTATCCAAAATATGTAGCAAGTTTTGGGTAaataatttcaacaaaatacattttaattagttttcgatttacgtttttatttttaaaccaatggTTTGTAGTAAGTAATCATTAGTCGTAATAAAAATAGAGAAATACATTAGCGATAAGTATAGTGCTGCGTATGGTTTTAGATTTCTTTGTGAATACTTGCAGCCGCAACCGTTCCAAGTTCGTGTATTTTCAAGTTATGAAGGTATATATTTTAGTTGTGGTGTTGTTTTGGGAGACGCGGGTTGAAGAGCAGGCGGTGCATTAACTTGGTTAACGAGAATGAATCGGATGGAGGGGAAGGGACTAGCCCTTGAGGCTCGTCATGCCCGCACGCATCACCTCGTCGACGAGCAGCAGGTTGCTGGCGATGATCGAGCAGGAGTTGAGGATCTGCTTCTTCACGATGTAGTTGTCGTAGACGCCCAGATCTACGGGCTTCATGGGCTCGCCGGTGGCCAGGTCCAGGCCGACCAGTTCGGGGTTCAAGCGATCCTCCACCGTCAGCTTGACGATTGTGTCCTGGGCATCGTAGCCGCTGTTCACGGCCAGCGTCTTGGGGATGACCAGAAGGGCATCAGCGAAGGCCTGCACAGCCAGGCGGGACTTGCCCTTGATGGTGTCCTTGAAGGCCACCAGCTCGTTGTAGGCGCGCACCTCGAAGGCGCCAGCTCCGGGCACCAGGGCCTTATCGGCAATGGTGTTGTTGATGGCACGCAGACCGTCCCTAATGGCATCCTTGATCTGGGTGATCGTGTGCTTGTTGGGACCCTTGATCAGGATCGTGACCGACAGCGGGTTCTTGCAGTCCTCCACGAAGGTGTACTTGTTCTCGCCCAGCACATGCTCGAAGACCACGCCAGCGTAGCCCAAGTGCTCCTCCTGCAGATCGTCGAAGGAGTTCATGGCAGTGCCACCGCAGGCCAGCGCCAGACGCTCCATGTTACGCCGTTTGGCGCGACGCAGGGCCAGAATGCCCTCCTTGGCCAGAGCGTCCAGGGAGATGGGGTCGATGCCCTTCTGGTTGATCAGAACGAAGGTCTTGTCGGTGCCATCGCACACGGAGCGCTTCAGCTCGATCACCTTCTTCACACGCTGGTCGATGAACTCCCGCTCGGCGCGCACAAAGGCCTCACGCTCCTCGGCGGTCTTGTAGAAGAAGCCCGAGTTGACCTCGGCCTTCTCGTACTCCAACGAGACATTGGCCGTGAGGATGTAGGCGTTCTCCAGGCGCTTGGGCATGTCCGGATGGCGGGCACCGTGATCCATGACCAGGCCACGCACCAGGTGAGTATCGGTGTCGGTCTTGTGCTGCATCTCCATCAGCTCCACCATGTGGAGGTCGACGGGCTTGGTCTTGTCGGCACTGGCAATGGTCAGCACGGCATCGACGCAGACATCGGTCAGCAAATCGGCCAGGGCGGGATGCACCTTGGTCTTCAAACTGGTGTTGGCCACCTCGACGAGGCTCTTCTTGTTGATCTCCACGGGAACCTTGACCTTGTCGAGCACCTCCAAGGCCTTATCGCGGGCCTTCTCGAATCCCTCGGTCATGATGCGAGGATGCAGTCCCTCCGACAGATAGATGTCCGCCTGCTTTAGCAGCTCGCCAATCAGCATCACAGTGGTGGTGGTTCCATCGCCCGTGGAATCATCCTGGGCAGTGCTGGCCCTGGCAATCATGGAGGCAGTGGGGTGCTGGATCTGCATCTCGTGGAGCAGCACATTGCCGTCCTTGGTGATCTTGATGTCGCCGGCGCCGGAAACCAACCTGCGAAGTTTCTGGAATTAGTATGCTTTTTCACACAAGCGCGTGAGAGTCACGCCTTTTTCTATCTCACTTTCTGAATCGCACGGGGatgaatttgcatttttaattcaatttctcACTAAAACAAAGCCTGGCCAGACCACGATGATTTAAGGCAAAggtttaaaatgattaaaaacacCTAATTTTATAGCTTTTTGGTTTCAAGTCGCAATCATTGCCTCTCTTTCTCTTGCGATGACGCATGCCGCTAGTTTCGCTCTAACCTCAAACTTGCGGTCGCCGCAGCTGTGGCCAAAATGTATGTTTTGGGCCATATAAACTCAAGTTTTGACTAAAACTGCTGTCACAACTTACAACAAAGGATATTAAAGGCAATGTCTGGTTACTTACATCTTCACTGTGCCCTTGGGGCCCAAATTGGTGCGCATCACATCCTGCAATCCCTTGGCGGCACTGATATTGATGGCCAGAGCCTGGGCGGCGCGGGCGAACTCGGCCTTGGGGTTCAGCAAGCTAATCGAAGCCATTGCGTCTCGCAATTAAACAAAGATTTCCTTTAGTTAGTGAATTAAATCAAGAAATCGGCACAAAACGAAACACGCTGTGAATCGAAGAAACCAATGGACAAGTGTGACCAGGCAAAAACAAGTAGAGACCAAAAACATCAAAAGCTCTttcgatagtatcgataaaAGATTTCCCGGCCAATTGTTTTTGATGACATTCGTTACTATTCGGAATATTATAGGTTTGGAATATTTGGTAATATTGgcttagtattttttttaacaagtta
Above is a window of Drosophila gunungcola strain Sukarami chromosome X unlocalized genomic scaffold, Dgunungcola_SK_2 000032F, whole genome shotgun sequence DNA encoding:
- the LOC128260516 gene encoding diphosphomevalonate decarboxylase isoform X1, translating into MISVTCVAPVNIALIKYWGKRHEELILPINDSISMTLSTDELCAKTTVAASETFERNRMWLNGEEVPFEEGSRLSRCLKEVHRLALNNGSQKVSPSWKVHIASVNNFPTAAGLASSAAGYACLVYSLARLYDIPLDEELTTVARQGSGSACRSLYGGFVQWHRGELTNGSDSVAKPIASSKHWPNMHVLILVVNDERKKTASTKGMQQAVKTSQLIRHRADKVVPERIAQLTEAIESRDFQTFAEITMKDSNQFHAIALDTYPPCVYMNDVSHKIASFVHEYNEIMGSLHAAYTFDAGPNACLYVLEENIPELFNAVQRVFPSDSVDSATYLRGLSVPKVDNIHQIGDAAKTKIDSLDVSARNAFRYIIHTKVGEGPRQLNDDNSLLINGLPLNH
- the LOC128260512 gene encoding T-complex protein 1 subunit zeta; the encoded protein is MASISLLNPKAEFARAAQALAINISAAKGLQDVMRTNLGPKGTVKMLVSGAGDIKITKDGNVLLHEMQIQHPTASMIARASTAQDDSTGDGTTTTVMLIGELLKQADIYLSEGLHPRIMTEGFEKARDKALEVLDKVKVPVEINKKSLVEVANTSLKTKVHPALADLLTDVCVDAVLTIASADKTKPVDLHMVELMEMQHKTDTDTHLVRGLVMDHGARHPDMPKRLENAYILTANVSLEYEKAEVNSGFFYKTAEEREAFVRAEREFIDQRVKKVIELKRSVCDGTDKTFVLINQKGIDPISLDALAKEGILALRRAKRRNMERLALACGGTAMNSFDDLQEEHLGYAGVVFEHVLGENKYTFVEDCKNPLSVTILIKGPNKHTITQIKDAIRDGLRAINNTIADKALVPGAGAFEVRAYNELVAFKDTIKGKSRLAVQAFADALLVIPKTLAVNSGYDAQDTIVKLTVEDRLNPELVGLDLATGEPMKPVDLGVYDNYIVKKQILNSCSIIASNLLLVDEVMRAGMTSLKG
- the LOC128260516 gene encoding diphosphomevalonate decarboxylase isoform X2, with amino-acid sequence MWLNGEEVPFEEGSRLSRCLKEVHRLALNNGSQKVSPSWKVHIASVNNFPTAAGLASSAAGYACLVYSLARLYDIPLDEELTTVARQGSGSACRSLYGGFVQWHRGELTNGSDSVAKPIASSKHWPNMHVLILVVNDERKKTASTKGMQQAVKTSQLIRHRADKVVPERIAQLTEAIESRDFQTFAEITMKDSNQFHAIALDTYPPCVYMNDVSHKIASFVHEYNEIMGSLHAAYTFDAGPNACLYVLEENIPELFNAVQRVFPSDSVDSATYLRGLSVPKVDNIHQIGDAAKTKIDSLDVSARNAFRYIIHTKVGEGPRQLNDDNSLLINGLPLNH